The nucleotide sequence AGGTGTCGTCAATGATCCTGCCTCCAGTGATTATACCTCTATCTTTTGTCTGGTGCATTAAGGAAACCTCAGACATGGTAAATAATGTTACTTTATAACTTCTGATGGAGGGGGAACTCCTCCTTCCGTTATATCTATATAGATTTATTAGATTGGACTTTGTAACTATTAACCAGTAGTCATTCTTGACTACACCATTATTATACTAGGAGGACGGAATGGCTGGCCCCGGCCTGGATCATACGACAAGGAGGAACCACATATGAGAAAACTATTTACTTCGGAATCCGTAACGGAAGGACACCCGGACAAGCTCTGCGATCAGATCGCAGATGCCATCCTGGATGCAGTCCTTCGGAAAAAGCCCGATGCAAGGGTGGCCTGCGAGGTGTTCGCCTCGACAGGGGCAGTCTTCATCATGGGGGAGGTATCAGCCGGGGGACTGGAGGGGATCGACATTGAGGCAGTTGCACGCGATACGATCCGTGAAATTGGGTACAGGGACAACCGTTTTGGGTTTGATGCGGACGCGGTCGCAGTGATCACCGCCATCCACGGCCAGTCACCGGACATTGCCCAGGGTGTCAGCCGGGCGCTGGAGGTCCGGGGGAGCAAGAAGCAGGAGCTTGGGGCCGGCGACCAGGGGATGGTATTCGGGTATGCCACGGACGAAACGGACGAGCTGATGCCCATGCCGGTCTATCTGGCTCATGCCCTTACAAGGGAGCTTGCCCAGGCAAGGAAAGGCGGGGACATCCCGTACCTGGGGCCGGACGGGAAGGCGCAGGTGACGGTGGAATATGAGGACAGCAGGCCGGTACGGGTGGATACCGTGGTAGTGTCCACCCAGCACCTCCCGGAGATTGGGCATGACACCATCGAACAGGACATCATCGGGAAAGTCATCCGCAAGGTGATCCCGGAATGCCTGATGGACGAAGACACCAGATACCTGGTCAACCCCACAGGGCGCTTCGTGATAGGAGGCCCCCAGGGGGACACCGGACTGACGGGCAGGAAGATTGTGGTGGATACTTACGGCGGGGCCGCCAGACACGGAGGCGGCGCATTTTCGGGGAAGGACCCTACAAAGGTTGACCGGAGCGCTTCCTATGCCGCCAGGTATGTGGCAAAGAACCTTGTGGCGGCAGGGCTGGCCCGCCGCTGTGAGATACAGATAGCTTACGCTATCGGCGTGGCGAAGCCAATCTCCGTATCGGTGGACACCTTTGGCACAGGGGCGGTTCCCGATGACAGGATACTGGAGCTGGTGGAGGAACACTTTGACCTGCGCCCATCCTCCATCATAAGGGGGCTGGGGCTGCAGAAGCCGATTTACCGTTCCACGGCGGCATACGGGCACTTCGGGCGCAAGGACCTGCAGCTTCCCTGGGAATGGACGGATAAGGCAGCAGCGCTCCGTGGGGCGCTGGCGAAAATGAGTGAATGAACGGAAGGAGAGATGACTTATGCATTACACAGGAACGATATGGAGGCCGCCCTATGAGGCGTGCAGCGCACTGATCCAGGTGACGGCAGGCTGCACCCACCACAAATGTAAATTCTGCACGCTCTATGAGGACGTGCCGTTCAAGTTCAGGATGTCCCCCCTGTCAGAGGTGGAGGCGGATCTGAAGGAAATGAGCCGCTATTACCGGAACGCAAAGAGGGTGTTCTTTACCGGGGCCAATCCCTTTGTATTGAGCTTCGACAAACTGAAAACGCTGGCAGGGCTGGTAAAGAAATACTACCCCAAAGTGCAGTCCATCGGTTGTTTTGCCCGCATCACGGACATCACGCCGAAGACCACGGAGCAGTTGAGGGAACTGCGGGAAATGGGGTACAACAGCCTCACCATTGGCGTGGAGGCCGGGGACGAGGAATCCCTGTCCTTCATGCACAAGGGCTTCGGGGTAAAGGAAATCCTTACGGAGTGCCAGCGCCTGGACGAAGTGGGCATGGAGTACAATTTCTTTTACCTTGCCGGCATCTATGGTTCCGGGCACATGGAGGAAGGGGTGAAGAACACGGCGGCGGTGTTCAACCAGCTCCACCCGAAGATCATTGTTTCCTCAATGCTGACCATCTACCCATCCTCGGAGCTGTACCAGGAAATTCAGGCCGGGAACTGGGCGGAGGAAACGGAGATTGAAAAGCTGTATGAGCTGCGGATGCTGATAGAAGGGCTCGCTATTGATACCTATTTTGCCACCATGGGCGCGTCCAACTGCGTCAACGTGGAAGGGCATCTGCCGAAGGACAGGAACAGGATGATCAAGTGGCTGGATGAGGTCATCGGCTCCGTGGATGAAACGGAACTCAGGAGATACCGCGAGAACCTGCGGCATCTGTAAAGGAGGGATGGGGCAATGATACAGGACATTTTCCCCTACCGCCTGGACCATGCATTCCGTGACAGGGAACCGGAGCCGGAGGATTGCTTTTTCTCCTTCCGTGGCGGAGAGGTGCTGCTGCGGGTATCGGAGGACGGCAGCAGGAGGATTCCGGTATTCCATGACCTGGGTATGCCTTTTGCAGAAGTGCGGAGGCTGGCGGTTTTCCTGTTCTGCGTGGACGGGGTGACTGTCTATCTGCTGCGGCAGCAGGGAGACGTCCTGCCCGAAAGGGAGGGCAGGAAGTATCTTCCGCTCCGGGAGCTTGACGGCATCCTGCCGAGCTGGGCGTATTTTGCCGGGGCCACTGCCCTGCACCTGGCTGGATGGTATGAGAGGAATGTCTACTGCGGAAGGTGCGGAAGTGTGAGGGCGCAGGACAGGGGGCGGCGGTCACTTAGCTGCCCGGACTGCGGGGACACCGTTTATCCGGCCATCGCCCCGGTGGTCATGGTGGCGGTCACGGACGGGGACAGGCTTCTGATGACGAAGTACGGGGACCGTCCCCTCCCGCAATGGGTTCTGGTGTCAGGCTTTGTGGAGGCAGGGGAGACGCTGGAGGAAGCGGCAGAGAGGGAAGTCTATGAGGAAACGGGCATCCGCATCAGGGGCCTTAAATATTTTGGGAGCCAGCCCTGGGGCTTTTCCGGTTCCGTGATCGCAGGCTATACGGCGGAGCTGGACGGTTCGAACCAGCTGCACATCGACACCGGGGAACTGTCAGCGGCGGCATGCACCCACGTTCCAGTCTGCCGAAGGAGCTGACGGACATCAGCATCGCTTATGAAATGATAGAGGCAATGCGCCTGCCGGAGAAAGGAGGGGTCGGATGAATACCTATTGCAAGGCTGCTATAAGGAACCAGAAGGAGCTCATGACCGGAATATGGAAAATGGAACTGGAAGCGCCTGAAATCGCCCATAGTGCCAGACCGGGGCAGTTCATCCAGATGTACCCGCCGGATGAGAGAAACCTGCTGGCACGCCCGATCAGCCTGGCGGCCATCCATGGGGAAAGTGTGGAAGTAGTGTACCGGGTGGTGGGGAAGGGCACGGAGCAGTTCTCCCGGCTGCGGGATAATGATATGGTACAGCTCATGGGGCCTCTGGGGAACGGGTTCACGTTGCCGGAGGCAGGGGAGCGGAGCGTCATCATCGGCGGCGGCCTGGGGATTCCTCCCCTTCTGGAGCTTTCCAAAAGGATTCCGGGAGAGGCGGAGGTTTTCCTGGGCTATGCGGATGCCCCGTTCATGGACGGGGATTTCCGGGGACATGGCCGGAAGGTCCATGTGGCGAGCCAGACCGGGAATGGCGGCTTTCGCGGGACGGTGCTGGAGCTTGTGGAGGCCATCGCGCCTTTTGCGGACAGGGTATATGCCTGTGGTCCCCGGCAGATGCTGCAGGCTGTGGCGGAATGGGCAGAAAGGCAGGGCATCCCGGCCCAGGTATCCATGGAGGAACGGATGGCCTGCGGCATAGGTGCGTGTCTTGGATGTGCAGTGAAGATACAGAAGCCGGGGGAGAAGGACTGGCAGTACCTGCGGGTTTGCAGGGACGGCCCGGTCTTTTCCGGCAGGGAGGTGGTGTGGAATGGATGACAGGATGGAGACGGTGGTTGCAGGGGTGGCGCTGAAGAACCCGGTCATTACGGCATCGGGCACATTCGGCTCCGGCCGTGAGTACGGGGAGCTGATTGACCTGAACTGCCTGGGAGCCGTCACGGTCAAAGGGGTTTCCTGTGAGCCGTGGAAAGGGAATCCGATCCCCAGGATTGCGGAAACGCAGAGCGGCATGTTAAATTCCATCGGGCTGCAGAATCCGGGAGTGGAGCATTTCATTGAGCATGACCTGCCGTTCCTCCGGCAGCATGACACAAAAATCATCGTGAATATCTGCGGGCATACGCTGGCGCAGTATTGCGCGGTTGCGGAGAGGCTGGCGGACTGTGATGTGGACATGCTGGAGCTGAACATCTCCTGTCCGAATGTGGAGGAAGGAGGGCTGGCTTTCGGGACGGCCCCACGGATGGTAGAGCGGGTAGTGCAGGCGGTACGCCATTATACCGGGCAGCCGCTGACCGTGAAACTGTCGCCGGAGGTCACGGACATAACGGAGATTGCCAGGGCAGCGGTATCGGGTGGTGCGGACGCGCTTTCCCTGATCAACACGCTGCGGGGGATGAAGATAGACATCCACAGGCGCAGGGCGGTGCTCGCCAGTAAGACAGGGGGTTATTCCGGCCCAGGCATTATGCCGGTGGCGTTACGGATGGTCTATGAGGTGTGTAAGACCGTTGACGTGCCAGTGATCGGCATGGGCGGCATTGCCACCTTTGAGGATGCCCTGGAGTTCATCATGGCGGGGGCTGCCGCAGTCGCGGTGGGGACGGCGAACTTCCATAACCCTTATGCCACGGTGGAGATCATAGAGGGCATCCGGGGGTATCTGGAAGAAAACGACATAGCCTCTTTGGACAAGATCAGGGGCATTGTTGATTAGCCGGTACAGGCGGCAGAATGCTGTGGAGGATATGCTTGGGCCATTATTCATTTTATAAGGGAGGTGGACACATGGAGAACAGTTTGGCGAGCAGGGAGTGGATTGACAGTAATCTGCTGACAATCATTGATATTGGAAAGGTTCATTTCTGCCTGGAGTACCGCTCGGTAGAAGTATGCGGGCAAGAGGTGGAGCTGATCACAAAAGAATTTGATATACTGGCCCTTCTCATCATGAATCCCAGGCGCGTGTTTACCTATGAGATGATCATGGATTTGGTATGGCATGAGGATTATGATATTTATGCCCGGAGGACGATAATCAACCATATCAGCAATATCCGTAAAAAACTGATGTCTGTGCCGGGGGTGCCGAATTATATCAAGAGCGTCCACAGTGTGGGTTATAAGTTTAATGAATAGAAACTCTGGCGGCTGGGTCTGCCGGAGTTTTTCTTGGTTAAAAAATGAGTGTTCCATGACGGGTACTGTACATCTCCCCGTTATAATGCTTCCAAAAGGGAGGCTGGCTGCCTGGATAGTCTTCTGTTCTTCCTTATATAAGGAGGGAATCGGGGATGTTTCCGAAAGGCAGACAGCTACGAAGGAACAACTGTATATTTAAGGCCCTATGCGCCGCAATCCGTGAGTTTGGGATTGCGGCGCTTTTCATTTCGACAGAATCAGATAGAGTTCGGCTTTATCCTCCTTCTTTCACGGATATCTCACATCCGTATCTGTATGTGGGACGACGGAAAATATCAGTGTTCCGTTGCCGTTCCCCGCCTTCTGATTTCGATTTTGCCAGTCAACTAAAAATCGAAATTGGAGGATTACCCATGAAGAAAATCAATCTGCGGGATTATTACCCGTTTTATACAAAGGACACTGTTGTTGAGGTGCCGGAGGAAATTGCATTGCTGCTCCGGGAGTATGAGCTTCTGGAAGAAGCATACAGAATCCGTACATACCGTTACAAGGCTTTTTATTCTTTGGATTATGCTGGAGGCATTGAAAGGGATATGGCAGCTTTGGACCAGAAAAATCCCTGTGATCTTGTAGAGCAGCTTTATGACAGGGAACAGCTTTATAAAGCCCTTGCCTCTCTGCCGGAAAAACAGCGAAACCGGATTTATGCGCATTATTTTCTCGGCATGAGCAAGAGCGCCATTGCCAGGGCGGAGGGAATCAATGAGAGCAATGTGAGGAAATCCATTGAACACGGTTTGAGCAATCTTCAAAAAGTTTTAGAAGAAATTTTTTAATTCAGACGGCGAAATTGCCCTGAAAATGTACGGAATAGTAAGAAGGGCATTTCTGGCAGGACAAGCCGGGGGTGAGGCAGCAGGGCACAGGCTCTGAACCACCCCAAGGAGTGACTAATATCTGCTCTGCCCTTTGCGGCACCTTGACAATTTCATACACATTGCTATGGGTACTTCATTCTGTGTTCCGAGCGGAGGATGGGGCGGCGCAAAGACAGACAGCCTGGGGAGGTGATGAATAAAGGCTGTCCGAGCGGTCCACGTTTCCACCGATCCGGCTGTGGCAGGCCGGACGCGATGACGACGCAGATCATAATGGTACTTTCTCACGACCCCTCACAGACTGGAAGGGGAGTCCCTGCGGTGTTTGCTTGCTCTGGCAAAGCGGCGGCACAGGCGGGGCTATGATGCGGTGAAGCCGGCCGCAGCCTGTAGCAATCCCTTCCTATATAAATGTGTATGGGACCTGCCGGGGAGCGTGGCAAATACGGCGGACAGAATCGAGATCAGATACAATGGGCCGGGTCTGTGACTATAAGAGCGCAGGCCCGACTTATTCATGTGGCCTTGATAAAGACATTGGGAACGGGAAGGAGGTTTTTCTTTGGAGAATATGAGGACAGACAGGAATCCTGTCATGCGGTTACATATCAACAGCTCGGCGGTCACGATCATGTTCAGCGGGAGCGAGGGTACGGATGTGAAAAATAAGGTCAGGGACATACTCACGGAGGCATATGAGGAACGCTTCCAGAAAGAGTTCATCCCATGCGGCCAGGCACTATGAAAACAGGAGGATTGCGGTGCTTTTCCTCAAAAGACGCGTTGCCGTCAGGGGCATTTCACGGTATAATATAAGTACCGGGAGCGGTATTGCACCGGCTGCACATTGACAAGCGAATAAGGAATAGCAGCGTGATTCCGTACAAAAAGAATGTACGGAGGTAGCGTAATGAAACGGGTTTATTGTCTTTATAGAGTATCGACCAAAAAGCAGGTAGACAAGAACGATAAGAATGAGAACGACATCCCCATGCAGAAAACAGCGTGCCGTGATTTTGCCAGCAGCCAGCAGGACTGGACGATCCTGAAAGAGTTTTCCGAAAAAGGGATTTCTGGCTATAAGGTATCGGCGGATGACAGGGACGCCATTCAGGAGCTGAAAGAGGCGGCCTTGAATAACGAGTTTGACATTCTTCTGGTATTTATGTTTGACAGGATTGGGAGGATTGACGACGAGACGCCTTTCGTGGTGGAATGGTTCGCCAAGCACGGCGTTGAGGTATGGAGTACCCAGGAGGGGCAGCAGTGCTTCAACAACCATGTGGACAAGCTGATGAATTATCTCCGGTTCTGGCAGGCGTCCGGCGAGAGTGAAAAGACTTCCATCCGGATCAAGAGCAAGATGCAGCAGATGACCCTTGACGGGTTATATACCGGCGGCCCGGTCAAGTTCGGGTACCGTCTGGTGGACAGCGGCCTTGTGAACCGGAAGGGTGCAAAGGTTAAGAAGTATGAGATTGACCCGGCGGACAGCGAAGTGCTCCACATGATCGACGAAATGACGATCCATAAGGGGTACGGCTCTTACAGGATGGCGGACTTCCTTAATAAAAAGGGGTACAAGCCCAGCGGCGGGGGAAAGTTCACAAGCATTAAAGTAATCCGTATCCTTCGGGATTCCTTCTATTGCGGGAGGCTGGAGGACGGCTCAACTTCCCCGCAGTTGGAGGCGCTGCGGCTCCGCAGTGATGATACATACGACCAGATTCTTTACATTCTGGAGCAGAGACAGAATAAGAACGAGGAAAAGCGGCATATTGCTTTACAGACCAAAGGACAGGCAATGCTTTCCGGGAATGTGTTCTGCGCCCACTGCGGCGGGAGGCTGACAACCATCCGGTACCGCGACAGTTATACGAGGGCTGACGGCACGGAGTATTCCGTGGACCAGATCAAGTATTCCTGTTACCACAAGAGCCGCAAGCTCTGCAAGTGTGACGGGCAGACGACCTACCAGGCGGACAGGGTGGACGAGACCATCCGGCAGATCATCCGAAAAATCTTTAGCTGCATGGATGGGGCGCCGGAGGAAGAAAAGCTGCAGGCAATGTTCAAGCGGCAGATGGCCGGGAACAGGGCCACGCAGAAGAAGCTGGATTTGGAGATTAACAAGAATAAGGAGCAGCTCACGAAGCTGCAGCTTGAAATCGCAAAGACGCTGACAGGCGACAGTATTTATTCCCCGGAGGATCTGTCCCAGGCGATCCAGACCATCAAGTCACGGGTCACCGAGGCGGAGGCAAAGCTCACGGAGCTTCGGGAGGAAGAAGCCAGGAAGAAACAGGGGATTGACCTGATCACCCCGACCTATAACCAGTTCAAGTCCTGGGCGGAGGAATTTGACACTGCCACACTGGAGCAGAAGAAAATGATAGCCTGCCACTTGTTCAAGCGTATTGAGGTTGGGAGGGATTACAAGATCTCTGTGGAACTCAACATGTCATACCAGCAGTTCTGCTCCGAGTGGGGCGACGGCAGCGTTTTGGTTACGGCGGCCATCTGATAAGGAGGTGGCCGGCTGATGTACCCTATCATTGAAAGAGACGGATTATGTTTCATTACGGATACTTATGTACTGCGTTATAAAAGAGCAAAAAATTTTCAAAAACATAAAATTCCCTCTTGCCAAATGAGAGAAGTTGTGTTAATATATTATTCGTTAGGTCACCAGTCAGATGGTAGCCGAACAGAGTGAAAAGTATAGCCTCGATTGTAATTTGGACATAACACTCTATCAAAGAGATTTTACGGTATGTAACCGTATCAATGGTAGAGCACGCGGCTGTTAACCGCGGGGTTGTTGGTTCGAGCCCAACTCGGGGAGTGAAAAGGAATCCTGTAGGCAGCAATGTTTACAGGATTTTGTGTAGTTTAAATCAGGAGGTGGTATGATGAAAAGCGCCTGGCGATGATGACAAATGCTGCTATTTGATTCCGGTATTAAAAGATTCCATGCAGTCGGTTGGAACCTGCAGTTTTATGATAAGTGCGGATAAGAAGATTTATGATATTGCTTACTATGTGCATAAAAATTACTGGCGTCAGGGATATACAACGGAAATCGCGCAGGGAATGATTGATTATGCCAGAAGACAGGGGGCGGAAAAAGTTACAAGGGACGGATGTGGTTATAAAAGATTATAAATATGAGATTTTGCTTTGAGTCTGATGTATGGTATAATCTGTTTTGAGGAGGTATAATCAAATGAAGAAAAGTACAGTGAAAACAGGTACCTTGTTATTGTCCGGCCTTTGCTGCCTGATGTTGCTGAATGGTTGTGGCTCTCAGGGGAAAAACAAATCTTCGGATTGGCCTGCCGCAGATGAGGCCGGAAGAGAAGTGGAGAATTTGGAAGAAGGTGCATCAGCTTTTGCGGAAGAAGACCTGGGAGAATTTTCCATAAAAGATATAGAAGGTAACACATACACTCAGGAAATGTTTGCAGATTATGACCTTACCATGGTAAATGTATTTACTACCTGGTGCTCGCCGTGTGTCAGAGAAATTCCCGATTTGGAAAAGCTGAGCAATGAGGTGAAAGATC is from Lachnospiraceae bacterium JLR.KK002 and encodes:
- the metK gene encoding methionine adenosyltransferase — its product is MRKLFTSESVTEGHPDKLCDQIADAILDAVLRKKPDARVACEVFASTGAVFIMGEVSAGGLEGIDIEAVARDTIREIGYRDNRFGFDADAVAVITAIHGQSPDIAQGVSRALEVRGSKKQELGAGDQGMVFGYATDETDELMPMPVYLAHALTRELAQARKGGDIPYLGPDGKAQVTVEYEDSRPVRVDTVVVSTQHLPEIGHDTIEQDIIGKVIRKVIPECLMDEDTRYLVNPTGRFVIGGPQGDTGLTGRKIVVDTYGGAARHGGGAFSGKDPTKVDRSASYAARYVAKNLVAAGLARRCEIQIAYAIGVAKPISVSVDTFGTGAVPDDRILELVEEHFDLRPSSIIRGLGLQKPIYRSTAAYGHFGRKDLQLPWEWTDKAAALRGALAKMSE
- a CDS encoding radical SAM protein codes for the protein MHYTGTIWRPPYEACSALIQVTAGCTHHKCKFCTLYEDVPFKFRMSPLSEVEADLKEMSRYYRNAKRVFFTGANPFVLSFDKLKTLAGLVKKYYPKVQSIGCFARITDITPKTTEQLRELREMGYNSLTIGVEAGDEESLSFMHKGFGVKEILTECQRLDEVGMEYNFFYLAGIYGSGHMEEGVKNTAAVFNQLHPKIIVSSMLTIYPSSELYQEIQAGNWAEETEIEKLYELRMLIEGLAIDTYFATMGASNCVNVEGHLPKDRNRMIKWLDEVIGSVDETELRRYRENLRHL
- a CDS encoding NUDIX domain-containing protein gives rise to the protein MIQDIFPYRLDHAFRDREPEPEDCFFSFRGGEVLLRVSEDGSRRIPVFHDLGMPFAEVRRLAVFLFCVDGVTVYLLRQQGDVLPEREGRKYLPLRELDGILPSWAYFAGATALHLAGWYERNVYCGRCGSVRAQDRGRRSLSCPDCGDTVYPAIAPVVMVAVTDGDRLLMTKYGDRPLPQWVLVSGFVEAGETLEEAAEREVYEETGIRIRGLKYFGSQPWGFSGSVIAGYTAELDGSNQLHIDTGELSAAACTHVPVCRRS
- a CDS encoding dihydroorotate dehydrogenase electron transfer subunit, producing MNTYCKAAIRNQKELMTGIWKMELEAPEIAHSARPGQFIQMYPPDERNLLARPISLAAIHGESVEVVYRVVGKGTEQFSRLRDNDMVQLMGPLGNGFTLPEAGERSVIIGGGLGIPPLLELSKRIPGEAEVFLGYADAPFMDGDFRGHGRKVHVASQTGNGGFRGTVLELVEAIAPFADRVYACGPRQMLQAVAEWAERQGIPAQVSMEERMACGIGACLGCAVKIQKPGEKDWQYLRVCRDGPVFSGREVVWNG
- a CDS encoding dihydroorotate dehydrogenase codes for the protein MDDRMETVVAGVALKNPVITASGTFGSGREYGELIDLNCLGAVTVKGVSCEPWKGNPIPRIAETQSGMLNSIGLQNPGVEHFIEHDLPFLRQHDTKIIVNICGHTLAQYCAVAERLADCDVDMLELNISCPNVEEGGLAFGTAPRMVERVVQAVRHYTGQPLTVKLSPEVTDITEIARAAVSGGADALSLINTLRGMKIDIHRRRAVLASKTGGYSGPGIMPVALRMVYEVCKTVDVPVIGMGGIATFEDALEFIMAGAAAVAVGTANFHNPYATVEIIEGIRGYLEENDIASLDKIRGIVD
- a CDS encoding winged helix-turn-helix domain-containing protein, whose translation is MENSLASREWIDSNLLTIIDIGKVHFCLEYRSVEVCGQEVELITKEFDILALLIMNPRRVFTYEMIMDLVWHEDYDIYARRTIINHISNIRKKLMSVPGVPNYIKSVHSVGYKFNE
- a CDS encoding sigma factor-like helix-turn-helix DNA-binding protein, encoding MKKINLRDYYPFYTKDTVVEVPEEIALLLREYELLEEAYRIRTYRYKAFYSLDYAGGIERDMAALDQKNPCDLVEQLYDREQLYKALASLPEKQRNRIYAHYFLGMSKSAIARAEGINESNVRKSIEHGLSNLQKVLEEIF
- a CDS encoding recombinase family protein encodes the protein MKRVYCLYRVSTKKQVDKNDKNENDIPMQKTACRDFASSQQDWTILKEFSEKGISGYKVSADDRDAIQELKEAALNNEFDILLVFMFDRIGRIDDETPFVVEWFAKHGVEVWSTQEGQQCFNNHVDKLMNYLRFWQASGESEKTSIRIKSKMQQMTLDGLYTGGPVKFGYRLVDSGLVNRKGAKVKKYEIDPADSEVLHMIDEMTIHKGYGSYRMADFLNKKGYKPSGGGKFTSIKVIRILRDSFYCGRLEDGSTSPQLEALRLRSDDTYDQILYILEQRQNKNEEKRHIALQTKGQAMLSGNVFCAHCGGRLTTIRYRDSYTRADGTEYSVDQIKYSCYHKSRKLCKCDGQTTYQADRVDETIRQIIRKIFSCMDGAPEEEKLQAMFKRQMAGNRATQKKLDLEINKNKEQLTKLQLEIAKTLTGDSIYSPEDLSQAIQTIKSRVTEAEAKLTELREEEARKKQGIDLITPTYNQFKSWAEEFDTATLEQKKMIACHLFKRIEVGRDYKISVELNMSYQQFCSEWGDGSVLVTAAI
- a CDS encoding GNAT family N-acetyltransferase, which encodes MQSVGTCSFMISADKKIYDIAYYVHKNYWRQGYTTEIAQGMIDYARRQGAEKVTRDGCGYKRL
- a CDS encoding TlpA disulfide reductase family protein, with protein sequence MKKSTVKTGTLLLSGLCCLMLLNGCGSQGKNKSSDWPAADEAGREVENLEEGASAFAEEDLGEFSIKDIEGNTYTQEMFADYDLTMVNVFTTWCSPCVREIPDLEKLSNEVKDQGINVVGIVLDAIDSSGKTDEEVVEKAKLLAEMTGAAYPFLIPDEGYLNGRLSGIAAVPETFFVDKEGNITGETYSGSRSLEDWKTIVETEREGAAE